A stretch of Christensenellaceae bacterium DNA encodes these proteins:
- the etfB1 gene encoding electron transfer flavoprotein subunit beta, translated as MEILVCIKQVPADMEVRIDPQTGTLIRDGIECIVNPFDRLALELAVRHKERHGGSVTVLSMGPRQTEAALRECLAVGADEACLASDRTFGGADTLATSYVLAQAARIIMQRKNIGGFDLILCGKQAMDSDTAQVGAELAEALDLPQVTGAVEFEQAEDGYLVLRERKSAIDQIKVKGPCVLTIGNAQVSPRYPTMKSKMASMRARVLILGPGDMDALEPERTGSAGSPTKVTEVCVIPHEKDAVMLDGSIEEIAGSMADILQGMVCGSEERQV; from the coding sequence ATGGAAATACTGGTATGTATCAAACAGGTACCCGCAGATATGGAAGTCCGGATCGATCCGCAGACGGGAACGCTGATACGCGACGGTATCGAGTGTATCGTCAATCCTTTCGACCGCCTGGCGCTGGAATTGGCGGTGCGGCATAAGGAGCGGCACGGCGGCAGCGTCACCGTGCTTTCCATGGGGCCGCGCCAAACGGAAGCGGCGCTTCGGGAATGCCTTGCCGTAGGGGCGGACGAGGCGTGTCTGGCAAGCGACCGGACGTTTGGCGGCGCGGATACACTTGCTACCAGTTATGTGCTCGCGCAGGCGGCGCGCATCATCATGCAGAGAAAAAACATCGGCGGTTTTGATTTGATTTTGTGTGGGAAACAGGCGATGGACAGCGATACGGCGCAGGTAGGCGCAGAACTGGCCGAAGCGCTGGACCTGCCGCAGGTTACGGGTGCCGTGGAATTTGAGCAGGCGGAGGACGGCTATCTTGTGCTACGTGAGCGTAAATCTGCTATTGATCAGATCAAGGTGAAAGGGCCGTGCGTGCTGACCATCGGCAACGCGCAAGTCAGTCCGCGCTATCCGACGATGAAAAGCAAAATGGCGTCTATGAGAGCGCGGGTTTTAATCTTAGGGCCAGGCGACATGGACGCTCTGGAGCCTGAACGTACGGGAAGCGCAGGCTCCCCCACAAAGGTGACCGAAGTTTGCGTCATACCGCATGAAAAAGACGCGGTGATGCTTGACGGCAGTATAGAAGAAATCGCAGGCAGCATGGCGGACATCCTGCAGGGAATGGTTTGCGGCAGTGAGGAACGGCAGGTATGA